The following proteins come from a genomic window of Hymenobacter canadensis:
- a CDS encoding S46 family peptidase, translated as MRTNHWAKALLLTLLLPFTARADEGMWLPLFVKRLNQADMQKKGLKLTAEEIYDVNNASLKDAVVQLGGFCTGEFVSSQGLLLTNHHCGYDAIQTHSTPQNNILQNGFFAATKAEEKTNPGLFVDILVRMEDVSGKVLEGLTAATPEQERMATIQKRQKEMADAAKENGQYVAYVRDMFGGNEYYLFVYQRFGDVRLVGAPPEAVGKFGGDTDNWMWPRHTGDFSMFRVYASKDNKPTAGPSADNVPYVPKKHLPVSLQGISEGDFAMVFGFPGRTQRFLPAAGLQMTLDQSNPARIKLRDTRLKLWKEDMDVNPTLRLQYASKYANIANYWKYFIGQNEGMNRLKTVDAKKAEEAALAQWISQDPARQQQYGEALTSINQAYAGLREYNLSSQYVNEAAFGTEIITLASRMMPLYMTLKTTPTDKAALSKATADLQEPVAEYFKDYSASTDKKVFAALMSLYMKDVPAAQLPDVFQTVQKQYGGSMQKYADYVFANSFLTSEAKVKAFLAAPTLAKLEADPGFKTFNSVYLNYTQNILPKMQALQSGLTRANRLYVAALREKNSQKVYSPDANSTIRLSYGTVRPYKGRDAVRYDYKTTAQGILEKEDASNPEFVVPQKELELLKQKDYGRFADKDGNLPVAFITDNDITGGNSGSPVINGRGELIGLAFDGNWEAMTGDLAYDPELKRCINADIRYVLWCIEKLGNAKHIVDEMTIVNNGPNPGVGAATASVNGMSDVEKMKVKTDDGQKTKVKKKKGKETTAAGM; from the coding sequence ATGCGCACCAATCACTGGGCCAAGGCCCTGCTGCTGACGCTGCTGCTGCCCTTCACGGCCCGCGCCGATGAGGGCATGTGGCTGCCGCTCTTCGTGAAGCGGCTCAACCAGGCCGACATGCAGAAAAAAGGCCTCAAGCTCACGGCCGAAGAAATCTACGACGTCAACAACGCCAGCCTCAAAGATGCCGTGGTGCAGCTCGGCGGCTTCTGCACCGGCGAGTTCGTCAGCAGCCAGGGCCTGCTGCTCACCAACCACCACTGCGGCTACGACGCCATCCAGACCCACAGCACGCCCCAAAACAACATCCTGCAGAACGGCTTCTTCGCCGCCACCAAAGCCGAAGAAAAGACCAACCCCGGCCTGTTCGTGGACATTCTGGTGCGCATGGAAGACGTGAGCGGCAAGGTGCTGGAAGGCCTCACGGCCGCCACGCCCGAGCAGGAGCGCATGGCCACCATCCAGAAGCGCCAGAAGGAAATGGCCGACGCGGCCAAGGAAAACGGCCAGTACGTAGCCTACGTGCGCGACATGTTCGGCGGCAACGAGTACTACCTGTTCGTGTACCAGCGCTTCGGCGACGTGCGCCTGGTGGGCGCCCCGCCGGAAGCCGTGGGCAAGTTCGGCGGCGACACCGACAACTGGATGTGGCCCCGCCACACCGGCGACTTCTCGATGTTCCGCGTGTACGCCTCCAAAGACAACAAGCCTACTGCCGGCCCCAGCGCCGACAACGTGCCCTACGTGCCCAAGAAGCACCTGCCCGTAAGCCTGCAGGGCATCAGCGAAGGCGACTTCGCCATGGTATTCGGCTTCCCCGGCCGCACCCAGCGCTTCCTGCCCGCCGCCGGCCTGCAGATGACCCTGGACCAGAGCAACCCCGCCCGCATCAAGCTGCGCGACACGCGCCTCAAGCTGTGGAAGGAGGACATGGACGTGAATCCCACGCTGCGTCTGCAGTACGCCTCCAAGTACGCCAACATCGCCAACTACTGGAAGTACTTCATCGGCCAGAATGAGGGCATGAACCGCCTGAAAACCGTGGACGCCAAGAAAGCCGAAGAAGCTGCCCTGGCCCAGTGGATCAGCCAGGACCCCGCCCGCCAGCAGCAGTACGGCGAGGCCCTCACCAGCATCAACCAGGCCTACGCCGGCCTGCGGGAGTACAACCTGAGCAGCCAGTACGTGAACGAAGCCGCTTTCGGCACCGAAATCATCACGCTGGCTTCGCGCATGATGCCGCTCTACATGACCCTGAAAACCACGCCCACCGACAAAGCCGCCCTCAGCAAAGCCACCGCCGACCTGCAGGAGCCCGTGGCCGAGTATTTCAAGGACTACAGCGCCAGCACCGACAAAAAGGTGTTTGCCGCGCTGATGAGCCTCTACATGAAGGACGTGCCCGCCGCCCAGCTGCCCGACGTGTTCCAGACCGTGCAGAAGCAGTACGGTGGCTCGATGCAGAAGTACGCCGACTACGTGTTTGCCAACTCCTTCCTGACCTCGGAAGCCAAGGTGAAGGCCTTCCTGGCCGCGCCCACGCTGGCCAAGCTGGAAGCCGACCCCGGGTTCAAGACCTTCAACTCGGTGTACCTGAACTACACCCAGAACATTCTGCCCAAGATGCAGGCCCTGCAAAGCGGCCTCACCCGCGCCAACCGCCTATACGTAGCCGCCCTGCGCGAGAAGAACAGCCAGAAGGTGTACTCGCCCGATGCCAACTCCACCATCCGGCTCAGCTACGGCACCGTGCGCCCCTACAAAGGCCGCGACGCCGTGCGCTACGACTATAAAACCACGGCCCAGGGCATTCTGGAGAAGGAAGACGCCTCCAACCCCGAGTTTGTGGTGCCCCAGAAAGAGCTGGAGCTGCTGAAGCAGAAAGACTACGGCCGCTTCGCCGATAAGGACGGCAACCTGCCCGTGGCCTTCATCACCGACAACGACATCACGGGCGGCAACTCCGGCTCGCCGGTTATCAATGGCCGCGGCGAGCTGATCGGGCTGGCCTTCGACGGCAACTGGGAAGCCATGACCGGCGACCTGGCCTACGACCCCGAGCTGAAGCGCTGCATCAACGCCGACATCCGCTACGTGCTCTGGTGCATCGAGAAGCTCGGCAACGCCAAGCACATCGTCGATGAAATGACCATCGTCAACAACGGCCCCAACCCCGGCGTGGGTGCCGCCACCGCCTCGGTGAATGGCATGAGCGACGTGGAGAAGATGAAAGTGAAAACCGACGACGGCCAGAAAACCAAAGTCAAGAAGAAGAAAGGCAAGGAAACCACTGCCGCCGGCATGTAA